AATGGATTCGTTTTACTGGCTCCATATGTATTTGAAGCTTTAACCGCTATACCATCCATTGCGGAAGCATAATAATGTGGCCCAAACCTTTTTGCATATATAGCTTCTCCTGTGACTCTACCACTAGAATTTTCGGCTTTAATATTCTCTGTTTCAATAGAATAATCTTTGAAAATCTTAAAATATTCATCCATAGCTTTTTCTAAAGAGACTTTTTCTAAATATATTTTACTCATTTATCCACCTTCTTGAATTCAATTTACTACCTTGAAAAGCTCTTATATAGCGCCCCTTCGCCCCGCTTCCCACCCATAAGGAAAAGACTGGCAGCCTCTTTGTCCTATTGCCCACCTATAAGGATAAAGGAGTTTTAGCCCATTTACCCTCAGCCTAACCATAAAGATAAATAGAATTAGTATAAATAGACATCTACCGTTTCTTCTTTATTGAGTCCTTCTTTGTTAGCATCTATTTTTATATAACCATCTGCATAAACAAATTTTGATATCATTGCTGATTCACCGACTATCGGCTCAGCGATGTGATTCTTTTCAGCAGTTTCAATCAATCGAACTGGGATGTACTCTTCTCTTCCCTTGTCGGAATCCAAATTTCTACTTAACTTTGCTTTAATATTACATTTTATGCTTTTTTCTTTTATACCCATTATCTTCTCTACCAATGGTTTAACAATCACCTGGGTAATGATAAAGGATGATGAAGGGTGGCCGGGTAAGCCTAAAATAGGCTTGCCTTCAACTACTGCAAAAATTGTAGGTTTACCGGGCTTGATCGTAATTCCTTGAGACAATACACCAGGTTCCCCTAAAGAATTCAAAACTTCTACCGTCATGTCTTTGACTCCTACAGAACTACCTCCAGAGATCAGAATCAAATCGCAATCTAAATTGTTTTTTATATTCTCTCTCAAAAAATCAAATTTATCTGGAATTATCCCAACGTATCTAATTTCTGCACCTACTTCTTCTAATGTTGTTCCTATTGTGTAGCTATTTATATCCCTGATTTCACTGACTCCAGGAACACTTTCAGGGGAGACTAATTCGTCTCCTGTGGCAATTACAGCTACTTTTGGTTTTTTATAAACTTCAACATCAGTTATTCCTAAGCCTGCTAGAGCACCTACATCCTGTGGCCTGATCTTATGGTATTTATTTAAAAGTACCTTCCCCTTAGGAATATCTTCACCCTTATAAACTACATTTTCACCGACTCCGACAGAACGATTGATTTCAATCATTTTTTCACCAACGTAATCAACATATTCTACCATAACGACCGCATTTGATCCTTCTGGCAACATTCCACCCGTTGGAATTTTTACAGCCTCACCAACTTCAACCCTTACCTTTGTTTCTTGCCCCATAAACACTTCACCTTTAACGTTCAAATAGATAGGCATACTTTCCGAGGCACCAAAAGTATCCTCCGCTTTCACAGCGAAACCATCAACAGTTGATCGGCTAAAAGGTGGAAGATCGATGGGAGAAAATAAATCCTCCGCTAAAATTCTC
This genomic window from Petrotoga mexicana DSM 14811 contains:
- the glp gene encoding gephyrin-like molybdotransferase Glp codes for the protein MSEFLDLNTPEMFWEIVDKSLNKGSLPSETINFKESNGRILAEDLFSPIDLPPFSRSTVDGFAVKAEDTFGASESMPIYLNVKGEVFMGQETKVRVEVGEAVKIPTGGMLPEGSNAVVMVEYVDYVGEKMIEINRSVGVGENVVYKGEDIPKGKVLLNKYHKIRPQDVGALAGLGITDVEVYKKPKVAVIATGDELVSPESVPGVSEIRDINSYTIGTTLEEVGAEIRYVGIIPDKFDFLRENIKNNLDCDLILISGGSSVGVKDMTVEVLNSLGEPGVLSQGITIKPGKPTIFAVVEGKPILGLPGHPSSSFIITQVIVKPLVEKIMGIKEKSIKCNIKAKLSRNLDSDKGREEYIPVRLIETAEKNHIAEPIVGESAMISKFVYADGYIKIDANKEGLNKEETVDVYLY